From Pseudalkalibacillus hwajinpoensis:
CTTTTTCCTTCTCGTACGTACTGTTTACGACATAGAGTAAACGCTTAAAATGTCGTTGCGCTCCCACTTTCAGAACGTTATAATACTAGTAATCACATACGAACGGACAAAATAAAAAGCCATTTCCATAATGTACAGTGTCGCCAAACACTATACGGAAATGACTTACCCTGTTAAACCTCTCACAGCAACAACAGGGAAAAACACTATTTCGATAAGCCTATTTTAACGGTTTATATAGATATTTTCAACCGTTAAGTTTTGCTAGTTTCAAACATATCTGGGCTGAAGGTGTATTTTCCTGAATTTCTAACGTTGTATCTTGTTAGAGGTTAGGGAAAGTACGCCTTTTTAGTTTGTTGTTCAGTCGTGGAAAGCCTAGTAACACGACTAGAAACTAAACTTGACAGGTTATGTCTTAGCCAACGCAATAACTAAGACACTCCTCATTGGATTCCTATTCATTCAGTGAGGTAAGGTGAGAACTACCTTTAAAGGTTCGGTGGTTATCGTTGACATTACGGTGTCAGGGAACACGTTCAGCTTGTCGCATAGGGGCGATATTATGTAGAGGACAAGCCATAGGCAGAGGGCGTGTGTAGAGAAATCTACTGAGTGAATAGGGTCTGTACATACGGAACACTGGGAATCCCAAATTCAGTAATTCAGACACTTATCCCTCCTATTCTGTTAGATTTCTTTTTTAGCTTTCTTTCAGCATAGGGGATAAGTCTGTCTACCAGCCATTTTCCTAGGTCAACCCAATTCAGTCAAAAGGTCAAATGATAGTCAAGAGAATTCATTAAAATAAGTGGAGAAAACGTTAGTTGAGGTAAAGAGGTTTTGAGGTTAACCACGATGCAAAGCTAGTGATCTACATAAGGGGGTGAAGGGAAATGAAGGGAGTACAGTGCTTTTTGATTAACAAAAGGAAAGGTGAATTAAAAGATTATCAAATGAATATAATGAACTTCAGAGAAAAAACGAAGGTTTAACAAAGAAACTAAGGGGATAGAGGTAGTTAACTTGGAAAAGCGTATTTTTGAAGTTAAAGAAAAATATGAATCGGCTACACTCAGTTAGACAAATAAATTAAGGTCATATAGACTTTACTAAAACCTTTATATGAGGAGCGTCTATTATGACCAAACGATCACGGCGTACGTTTACTAAGGAATTCAAACAACAGATGGTTCAACTTCATGAAAACGGTAAGCCCAGAAGTGAAATTATTAAAGAGTATGAGCTAACACCTTCTTCATTGGATCGGTGGATTAGTCAGTTTACAGAAAGTGGTTCATTCAAGGAAAGTGATAATCGTTCGCCTGAAGAAACGGAACTCATGAAGTTACGAAAAGAAAATCAACGCTTATCGATGGAGAATGATATTTTAAAGCAGGCCGCGCTGATCATGGGACGAAAGTAAATGTGATTCAGAATAATCGTCACAAATACTCGGTATCAGCAATGTGCGATGTCCTGAAACTTCCTCGAAGTACTTATTATTATGAAGCTAAAGTGGTGGAATCAAATGAAGACGAACTGAAAGAGCTTATCCGAAAAATCTTTCACGAAAGCCGTCAAAACTATGGAACACGTAAGATTAAAATCGAGCTCAAAAAGCGAGATTGGATTGTTTCCAGGCGTCGGATTGGGCGCATCATGAAAGAGCTTGGACTTGTTTCAAAATACACCATCGCTCAATTCAAACCATCGAAAAGCTCGTGTAATGAGTCTGAGCAGGCAAACGAATTGAACCGTGAATTTCATCAGGATCAAAAATTAAAAGTGGTTGTCAGTGACTTAACGTATGTTCGTGTCGGACAAAGATGGCACTACATCTGTGTCTTTGTCGATCTATTTAACCGCGAAATAATTGGCTACAGTGCAGGTCCACGAAAAGACGCCAGCCTTGTCTACCGTGCTTTCTCTAGCATTAAAGGAAATCTGCATGACATTGAGCTATTTCACACGGATCATGGCAATGAGTTTAAGAATAGATTGATTGATGAGGCCTTAGAAACTTTCCAAATCAAACGTTCCTTAAGCTTTAAAGGATCACCTTATGATAATGCCGTCGCTGAAGCGATGTTTAAGGTCATCAAAACTGAGTTTGTTTATCAAACCCACTTCGAAAGCCAAGCGCAGCTCAATATAGAACTTTTTGATTACGTACACTGGTACAACAACATTAGAATCCATGGTACTTTGGGCTATTTAAGTCCGATTGAATACAAGTCTATGAACCTTAAAATAGCTGTCTAGTTTAGTGTTGACATTCCAATATTTGGTCGAGGTCGAGAACCCAAACACTCCTAAAAATGCTAGAGGATATTATCTATGGGAAGTATCAATTGCTGTTAAAGATAAGGAATATAGAGGTAAGGCCGTAAAGATAAGAGATGAATACGTAGAATTTACAACAACATGGCAGAACATCCCCGAAGGTAAGGATGCTTTAGAATACATGCTAGAAATTATAGAAAGAAAAACGTATAAGTACAAGTAGTAACCAAAGGCACTCTCAGGGTGCTTTTTTAAATAGGTGAAAGGAAATGTAAGAGGATGTCTATTGATATTTTATTGAAAAAAGACGCTGAGAATCTTACTTATGAGGATTGGAAATCTTACATTGCCTCTAAAAATAATATTGATGATATACGTCTAAGGATTTGAACAAACTGGTTGATCATACGCACGGTATTTCTAGAGTCATAAAAAAAGACGTTTTCGTTCATCTCATTATCACAATCGATGATCAATGCTTGTCCCACAACTTTTTTCCTCCTACATCATTTATTAATAACCTTAATTGACTTTAAATTAAGATTTTATTATTTATAAAAACATAAATTACAGGATCTTTTACACTACTATTGTTGCATTATGGTAAATTCAGTTTTGATTTCTTCTTAAATAAATTCACTCAAACCCGCAGGCACTTTTTCTCTTTGTCCACGTCACAAAAAACTTATTCCCTCCATTACGAACAACTAAATCCCAACTCAATTAACCAAAGAATACAATTCAATCAAACTATTGTGATTGAATTAAATTAAGATCAAACTTATGAAAATTCAATTTTAATTTAAATTCAATTCAAGTTATAATGTAATCAACTCTCTTAATTCACTTACAGTTCAACCTAAATCCGAAAGGAGGACAATAAGTTGACTGAATTAGAATGGCTCACGCTAAAAGAATGCGCTAATAAATTCGAGATTGATCATAACCGTTTGCGCGATTGGACTAATAAAGGATTAGTAGAATACGATAAGCGTTCGAATCAACGTTACATACCTTCTAGTGAATTTATCAAAATCGAAAAAATCATTAAGATCTTCGAAGAAGCCAAAAAAGCCGGTACCAGGAAAACGTTTGACGATGTGAAAACTGAGCTGCAGAAGGAAAATCTCTTTACCCAATACCAGGAAGATCAGGAAAAAAAGAAGATTGAGCGAACAACAGAAATAGCCCTTAATTCAATTAATACTGAATTAAAGGATACTTTAATGGCGATGGCTAACGGTTTTAAACAAATTCAAGAGGAAAACCAATTAATTAAAAGTCAATTCAATCAACTATTAGAACAGCATAACGAAGCTCTACAGAAAATAAACGCGTTAGAAACAAATCTCAACAATTTTGGAGAGAACCATATTCAAATTGCCGCAGCCATTGAATCACAAACATCTCAGGAAAAAGAAACCACTGATCAAATTTCCAAGCTCAATAAAAAAGTAGAAGAGTTTATTCTAAATGACCGCGAAAAGCGAGCAAATGACATGTTAACTAAAAAGAAAATTGAAACTCAATTAGAACAAGATGCATTGGCAATCTGGTATAAAAAACCTGAAGAGGAGCGAATAAAAAAGGTTGGTTTCTTCAAAAAAGAAGAAGATCAAAGTAAGCGCAATGCATTTATTAAAGAATATGTAACCTTACACTTTGATAATCGAATTCAAAAAGAATACCAAGACTAACCACCAAAGAGCAAAGAATGATTTTCTTTGCTCTAAATCATGTACAATCCATAAAAATAACTACCAAACAAATAATACTTTAAAAACACGACCTTCATTCACTCTCAAATACCACTTAAAAATTATTACGTTTAAATCTCATAGATTAATCCAAAGCCCTACCAGATCTAAAAACAGACCCTACCAAATACAACAAAATCACTCCATCTATTTAATGACTCCCTAAAACTACCTAAAAGTAAAAATAAACCCCTTTAAAACCTTCTCTCCACACTTATATCCACCTCAAAAGAAAGACATAACCATTAAAATCTAATTCAACTGTATAACCTAACACACACAAAAAAGAGCCTACCTTACAACGAGTAGTAGAAGACCTCGGCTATGCCTACGAAGTAGAGGCGAGGTCTTCTACTGGTTACGATGTTGTAAGATAGGCTCTAACCCTTGATATAAAAGGATTAAGTAACGAATAAAAACCGAAATAAAATAGAAATTGATTAACTTCTTATTAACCTCTCATTTGCGGTAATAGATTAAAAAATTAGAAAAAGACGTACGCCCCCCAAACAATAGATAAAAAAATAACCTCCCACTAATATAAAGAGACAGACCCTGTCCCCCAAAGCAGAACGCAAAAATAAGGCTCCATAAAGAAGCCAGAGCTACGCCCCATAATATAAAGGGACAGACCTGTTCCGGTTTATAATTTCCGGACTAAGTTTAAGAACGGAATATAAAGAGACAGACCCTGGGACAAAAAAAGGCTCCATAAAGGAGCCAGGGCTACGCCCCATAATATAAAGGGACAGACCATTACAAACTTTTATTTATGCTGTTCCGGTCCAGAATAAACGTAAATAGTTCCAAAAAAACACAATAATAAAAAAGGCTCCATAAAGGAGCCAGGGCTACGCCCCATAATATAAAGGGACAGACCATTACAAACTTTTATTTTAAAGTTCTCTCTTAAGTTGATCAATCCTATACACCGATACATTTAATAGCTCTGCTAATTCTTTACGACGTGCATTAGGATATTTATCTAATGCTTTTCTCAACAAAAAGAGCTTGTCCAGAGTTATATCCGTCTGTTCTTCCAAATACTGCTCTCGCTTCTTCACGCCCTCATTGCGGCGTTTTTCTCTTTTAGCAATAGTATTTCTCTTACGCTTCTCAAAACGGCCTATAAGCGTCTTAAAATGGCTCTGTTCATCTTCTGTAATCGCAAGCCACTCAATAAGCGTACTGTTTTTTAAATTGTACCCGGCTCCAGGGTAGCCTTTTTCTTTGGCCAAACGGTTGGCTTCTTCATTACTTTTCGCATCCCAGGCCTTTTGAGCGCTCTTTGTCGCGCGTAATACTTCTTTCTCTGGTAATGGCTCTTTAAATTGAGAATTAAAAAAGAGCGTTTGATGTATCGCTTCGTCTGGATCGGCTAAGTAGCAACACTGCCAGTAGCGATATAAGAAGCATATGAGTTCACGATATCCTTTCACATCGTAGTTCCTTAACTCAACGAGCTTTACGAGATCCAATAAACGCGCATGATGAAGAGAATATGTATTGAATAGCTGCTGCACTTTCTTAGGACGACCGCGTTTAGAGGGCGTTTTTTTCGTCTTCAGAACCGGTAAATACTCCTCTTGCAGCGTTCGTAACGCGTATCGGTAATCATGCCGATATTCTACATGAACCTCTTCACCATTCTTCGAATTAATGCTACCGTCTATCCGAAAAACGCGCGCTGCATCACTCGCCTTAGCATCTCCACCGAACTCTTTCAACTGCTGCAGTAAATACTGCTGAACAGCCTGCCATAGGGGGAGAGCTTTATAAGGAACTGGATCTATAAGCCAAATTAAAACCAGACCCTGACCGGAGAAAATAATGATATTAGGTTCAGGAATTAACTGATCAAAAAACTCGAGCTGTAACTTTCCTAGAAGCCATTGGGGATCCAGATTCAATAAATAACAGTCCGTATCAACATATAGGGACCGCAGCTCACGAATCGTCTCAATTTGTCGACTAGGTTTGTAAAACGTATTTTGACTAAAATAAATGTCCTCACCGAGCCATTTAGACAGATGGTTGGCCAATTCATTCGGCTTATAATGGTATTGCTTAAATCCTGTCTTTGTTTTTCTTGCTAGGGTAATATAACCGGATGAATCCTTATGTTGAAACCATGTATGGTACTGTGCTTTTTTTAATATGTTGGCATTTTCCATAAAAAAATCCTCCCCAATAGTGGAAGGATTCATATACCCTGTGGTAGAATTAAAAGTAACTTATACAAATAAAAGGGTACAGATGAATCCTTTTTAGTTGTCGAGAAAACCCCAAGCCGGCCAAAGCAGAGGGGTTTTTTCATGTTTATATTCATTCTACCAAACTTTTAAAATAACTTCTCTAAGTTTTGGAAAACTAAAGTGAAATCTCAAATGCCTCAATCAATAGATTTTATAGATAACAAATACATAAATGAGATAAGAAAGCGCGCAAGCCATATTGGTTTGCGCGCTTTTACATAATCATTGATTATCGGCATGAAAAAGGATCTTCGTTTGAAGAACCTTTTTTCTGCTGAATTAATACTATTATATTAATTAATTTTAATACCAGAGTATTTTTTCAAGTACACAGTTTTGAGCCCGGTACAATACCGAGTTCATACTAAACAAGTCACCAAACAAAATATTATTAATGACTGTGTGGCGGATAGTGTCCACCACGGTCAATGTGGACTTGTTGATTTTGTAGAACTTTAAGTGTAATTTCAAC
This genomic window contains:
- a CDS encoding IS3 family transposase (programmed frameshift), giving the protein MTKRSRRTFTKEFKQQMVQLHENGKPRSEIIKEYELTPSSLDRWISQFTESGSFKESDNRSPEETELMKLRKENQRLSMENDIFKAGRADHGTKVNVIQNNRHKYSVSAMCDVLKLPRSTYYYEAKVVESNEDELKELIRKIFHESRQNYGTRKIKIELKKRDWIVSRRRIGRIMKELGLVSKYTIAQFKPSKSSCNESEQANELNREFHQDQKLKVVVSDLTYVRVGQRWHYICVFVDLFNREIIGYSAGPRKDASLVYRAFSSIKGNLHDIELFHTDHGNEFKNRLIDEALETFQIKRSLSFKGSPYDNAVAEAMFKVIKTEFVYQTHFESQAQLNIELFDYVHWYNNIRIHGTLGYLSPIEYKSMNLKIAV
- a CDS encoding replication protein, whose product is MENANILKKAQYHTWFQHKDSSGYITLARKTKTGFKQYHYKPNELANHLSKWLGEDIYFSQNTFYKPSRQIETIRELRSLYVDTDCYLLNLDPQWLLGKLQLEFFDQLIPEPNIIIFSGQGLVLIWLIDPVPYKALPLWQAVQQYLLQQLKEFGGDAKASDAARVFRIDGSINSKNGEEVHVEYRHDYRYALRTLQEEYLPVLKTKKTPSKRGRPKKVQQLFNTYSLHHARLLDLVKLVELRNYDVKGYRELICFLYRYWQCCYLADPDEAIHQTLFFNSQFKEPLPEKEVLRATKSAQKAWDAKSNEEANRLAKEKGYPGAGYNLKNSTLIEWLAITEDEQSHFKTLIGRFEKRKRNTIAKREKRRNEGVKKREQYLEEQTDITLDKLFLLRKALDKYPNARRKELAELLNVSVYRIDQLKREL